A genomic region of Anopheles coustani chromosome 3, idAnoCousDA_361_x.2, whole genome shotgun sequence contains the following coding sequences:
- the LOC131259478 gene encoding cuticle protein 16.5-like: MKFLILLATLVAAAQAAPGYYGDHGLSYVAAAPAPIVKYAAPAVSVVHAAPAPVLKYAVAPAPIVKAVAPAATSYATFHQVHAPVVHAAPVVKYAAPAPVVSYVHSAPVVAHAAPAPLLKYAPAYHGW, encoded by the exons ATGAAGTTTCTG ATCCTCCTAGCCACCTTAGTCGCCGCCGCACAGGCCGCTCCGGGGTACTACGGTGACCACGGACTGTCCTACGTGGCCGCGGCGCCCGCCCCGATCGTGAAGTATGCCGCCCCGGCCGTTTCGGTGGTGCACGCCGCCCCTGCTCCCGTCCTCAAGTACGCCGTCGCTCCGGCCCCGATCGTGAAGGCGGTCGCTCCGGCTGCCACCAGCTACGCCACCTTCCACCAGGTACACGCTCCGGTGGTACACGCCGCCCCCGTGGTCAAGTACGCTGCCCCGGCTCCGGTCGTGTCGTATGTCCACTCGGCGCCGGTTGTCGCTCATGCCGCTCCCGCTCCGCTGCTCAAGTACGCTCCGGCTTACCACGGATGGTAG
- the LOC131258833 gene encoding neprilysin-11, translating into MSTQRIWTTDGSQQADYVHDAEKSPSNNNKSNHHHPPDGNPYLIGIQSRFRRRYYHKSILLLLLLIILILMIVIIVIACLLHFPPDICHTAECLRSAAALKQSMDDTVNPCDDFYQYTCGNWEEEHPRPDTYTSFDWFSERQAKILRNIRQYLQANSTAFDPKPVVQARAMYRGCMNLTAMDRLGYGPVFRYLKQFYLSPYPSVLNVTEPLSESHEFDWVRSLAKIKQLLGMDVFIGLDVYPDPRHRDHNRLVLGTPETGSDLPFNTDILKHMRRHGRTRRKLTVSADETDQEEEDREEDNFPKDSASLVAYKRFMVGVMKILVNDTDPTIKVDYFNASFEKAASIIVQFSDTITKFNREAENASKSTNVEDRLNLQDIVYYTASELQNITDTHIAPKDPLPIWEKLLNGMFEGIPEAQLNLHEEMVLTSNADILYLKLLVEYLSVTPLAHVELYIWWTVVEELILHTTMEVRRLHYTYYQTLGIGDGFSSRTLYCTGTVNSLLGMAVSYAISHDNFTQHTKPRVQDMLRYIRTAFEGLVRDTTWMDWPTKQSTLRKSEAMRSLIGFPEWILDQQRLEQHYNGLKVNESTHLENMMEEVQRKNIIKLRRWRHKHELDWDTLPTNVNAFHTFQENAITIPIAILQYPFYHLGLEALNYGAIGTVLGHELTHGFDDSGRQFDENGNLKQWWTTKTIQEYVNRSMCFVNQYNRYYIPEADDYIDGLLTLGENIADNGGVREAFRAYQLYVKNSGKEALLPGFEGYTHEQLFFISYGHIWCESHTRAAAKAYLDDTHCPGKFRLKGVLTNSPEFSQTFGCKLGMEMNPKKDKCRIW; encoded by the exons ATGTCAACACAACGCATCTGGACGACGGACGGTAGTCAACAGGCGGACTATG TACATGATGCCGAGAAAAGCCCCTCGAATAATAACAAAAGTAATCACCACCATCCGCCGGATGGTAATCCCTACCTAATCGGTATCCAATCGAG ATTCCGTCGGAGGTACTATCACAAATCGatactgttgctgttgctgcttatCATCCTCATCCTGATGATCGTTATCATAGTAATTGCCTGTTTGC TTCACTTCCCACCGGATATCTGCCACACAGCGGAGTGCTTACGGTCCGCTGCCGCCCTGAAACAGAGCATGGATGACACGGTGAACCCTTGCGATGACTTCTATCAGTACACCTGTGGCAACTGGGAGGAAGAACACCCCCGACCGGACACGTACACCAGCTTCGATTGGTTTAGCGAGCGGCAGGCGAAAATCCTACGCAACATCCGTCAGTATCTGCAGGCGAACAGCACCGCGTTTGATCCGAAACCGGTTGTTCAGGCGCGGGCCATGTACAGGGGCTGTATGAACCTAACCGCCATGGATCGACTTGGCTATGGGCCGGTATTTAGGTACCTCAAGCAGTTCTACCTTTCACCGTACCCGTCAGTGCTGAACGTGACGGAACCACTGTCCGAGAGCCATGAGTTCGATTGGGTTCGTTCGTTGGCAAAGATCAAGCAGCTGCTCGGGATGGACGTTTTCATAGGGCTCGACGTATATCCGGACCCACGCCACAGGGACCACAATCGGTTGGTGTTGGGTACGCCCGAGACAGGCTCGGATCTTCCGTT CAACACCGATATCCTAAAACATATGCGTCGTCATGGGAGGACTCGAAGGAAGCTAACAGTGAGTGCAGACGAAACCGATCAGGAAGAAGAGGACCGGGAGGAGGATAACTTTCCTAAAGATTCTGCATCATTAGTCGCCTATAAGCGGTTCATGGTCGGGGTCATGAAGATTCTGGTGAACGACACCGATCCGACGATAAAGGTGGACTACTTTAACGCCAGCTTTGAAAAAGCGGCATCAATAATTGTGCAATTTTCGGACACTATTACAAAG TTCAACCGAGAGGCGGAAAATGCATCCAAGAGTACCAACGTGGAGGATCGGCTAAATCTGCAGGACATCGTGTACTATACGGCGTCGGAGCTACAAAACATCACcgacacccatatcgccccgaAGGACCCCTTGCCCATATGGGAGAAACTGCTGAACGGCATGTTCGAGGGAATTCCTGAGGCACAGCTAAACTTGCACGAGGAAATGGTACTCACCAGCAATGCCGATATTCTCTACTTGAAACTGCTGGTCGAGTATCTCTCCGTGACGCCGCTCGCCCACGTCGAGCTGTACATCTGGTGGACGGTGGTGGAAGAGCTGATCCTGCACACCACGATGGAGGTACGGCGGCTACACTACACCTACTACCAAACACTAGGCATTGGCGATGGATTCAGCTCGCGAACGCTCTACTGCACCGGCACCGTCAACAGCCTGCTCGGGATGGCCGTCAGCTACGCCATTTCGCACGACAACTTCACACAACACACGAAACCACGGGTTCAGGATATGCTCCGCTACATACGCACTGCCTTCGAGGGACTCGTCCGCGACACGACCTGGATGGACTGGCCGACGAAGCAGTCTACGCTGCGGAAGTCTGAAGCGATGCGCAGTTTGATCGGGTTCCCCGAGTGGATTCTGGACCAGCAACGTTTGGAGCAGCACTACAACGGG TTAAAAGTTAACGAAAGCACCCACCTGGAAAACATGATGGAGGAAGTTCAGCGGAAAAACATCATCAAGCTGCGCCGCTGGCGCCACAAACATGAGCTCGACTGGGACACGCTGCCCACCAACGTGAACGCATTCCATACGTTCCAGGAAAACGCCATCA CCATCCCGATAGCGATCCTTCAGTATcctttctatcatcttggccTGGA GGCTCTGAATTATGGCGCCATTGGAACCGTTCTCGGGCATGAGCTAACCCACGGCTTCGACGATAGTG GCCGGCAGTTTGATGAAAACGGAAACCTGAAGCAATGGTGGACAACCAAAACCATACAGGAGTATGTCAACCGGTCCATGTGCTTCGTGAACCAGTACAATCGATACTACATACCGGAAGCGGACGATTAT ATCGATGGGCTTTTAACGCTGGGAGAAAATATTGCTGACAACGGGGGAGTACGGGAAGCGTTCCGGGCGTACCAGCTGTACGTGAAAAACTCCGGTAAAGAGGCACTGCTGCCAGGATTCGAAGGTTACACACACGAACAGCTCTTTTTCATATCCTACGGCCATATATGGTGCGAATCGCATACGCGTGCTGCCGCAAAGGCTTATCTCGACGATACGCACTGTCCCGGTAAATTTCGGTTGAAGGGAGTACTGACAAATTCGCCCGAGTTTAGCCAAACATTTGGCTGTAAGCTCGGTATGGAAATGAACCCGAAGAAGGATAAATGCCGCATATGGTGA
- the LOC131261530 gene encoding cdc42 homolog: MQTIKCVVVGDGAVGKTCLLISYTTNKFPSEYVPTVFDNYAVTVMIGGEPYTLGLFDTAGQEDYDRLRPLSYPQTDVFLVCFSVVSPSSFENVKEKWVPEITHHCQKTPFLLVGTQIDLRDENSTLEKLAKNKQKPITLEQGEKLAKELKAVKYVECSALTQKGLKNVFDEAILAALEPPEPTKKRKCRFL, translated from the exons atgcaaacaataaaatgtgTGGTCGTCGGAGACGGAGCCGTCGGTAAGACGTGCCTGCTCATTTCGTACACGACCAACAAATTCCCATCCGAGTATGTACCGACTGTGTTCGACAATTACGCCGTTACGGTCATGATCGGTGGCGAGCCGTATACGCTGGGCTTGTTTGATACCGCCG GTCAGGAAGATTACGATCGACTCCGACCGCTGTCGTATCCGCAAACGGACGTGTTTTTAGTATGCTTTTCCGTTGTTAGTCCCAGTTCGTTTGAGAACGTTAAAGAAAAG TGGGTGCCAGAGATTACGCATCACTGTCAAAAGACCCCGTTCCTGCTGGTAGGCACACAGATTGATTTGCGCGACGAAAACAGCACACTAGAGAAGCTGGccaagaacaaacaaaagccCATCACCCTCGAACAGGGCGAAAAGCTGGCCAAGGAGCTGAAGGCGGTCAAATACGTGGAGTGTTCTGCATTGACCCAG AAAGGACTAAAGAACGTATTCGATGAGGCAATCTTAGCAGCACTAGAACCCCCAGAGCcgacgaaaaaaaggaagtgccgatttttgtaa
- the LOC131260907 gene encoding uncharacterized protein LOC131260907, whose amino-acid sequence MKRQSKNLLLDRMHRGVVYTCMGLTLYGTYMLGVRVYRYFTVIKPARQAEELKMLEAGAPKQTASLDNAPTLTS is encoded by the coding sequence ATGAAGCGGCAATCGAAAAATCTGCTACTGGATCGGATGCACCGTGGCGTCGTGTATACCTGCATGGGGCTCACTCTGTACGGCACCTACATGCTGGGCGTTCGCGTATACCGGTACTTTACCGTGATCAAACCTGCCCGGCAGGCGGAAGAGCTGAAAATGCTAGAAGCTGGAGctccaaaacaaacagcatCCTTAGACAACGCGCCCACCCTTACCTCCTAG